The following proteins are encoded in a genomic region of Montipora foliosa isolate CH-2021 chromosome 8, ASM3666993v2, whole genome shotgun sequence:
- the LOC137967896 gene encoding uncharacterized protein, giving the protein MTTNGGGWLLISNIVMKSSTPPTALPVKTSYRGIASDEMVLSKTASKELFAHVPFRQIRFYCSKKGGRIFHVGTVTNSSGESVVRYFTGQTDARPFSCGSFVRMENDNSTLAAFCQSWYGGKWALPGDDETRLYRSVAVQLGKSHWILEPNDRWQCDDKNIGVSAGDFWKIFVR; this is encoded by the exons ATGACAACGAACGGAG GGGGATGGCTGCTTATCTCAAACATTGTAATGAAGAGCTCAACTCCCCCAACCGCGCTTCCGGTAAAGACTTCCTACCGCGGAATAGCAAGCGATGAGATGGTCCTTTCGAAGACCGCGTCGAAGGAGTTGTTCGCACACGTGCCTTTCAGACAAATAAGATTCTATTGCAGTAAAAAAGGGGGGCGCATATTTCACGTGGGTACAGTTACTAACAGCTCCGGTGAATCTGTAGTGCGCTACTTTACTGGCCAGACGGATGCAAGGCCTTTTTCGTGTGGATCTTTCGTGCGAATGGAAAATGACAACTCGACATTAGCGGCCTTCTGCCAATCGTGGTATGGGGGAAAATGGGCACTTCCCGGCGATGACGAAACCAGATTGTATAGAAGTGTTGCTGTTCAACTCGGCAAATCTCATTGGATACTTGAGCCGAACGACAGATGGCAATGTGATGACAAAAACATTGGAGTATCTGCCGGagatttttggaaaatatttgttCGCTAG